The genomic DNA ATAACGGAAAAAGGAGGACTCATATTGGCTGCAAGCTCAAATGTTACATGGCATGAATTATCTATTACAAAAGAGTTTCGAAGGGTGCAAAATGCCCATCATAGTTTTGTTATTTGGTTTACGGGACTGTCAGGCTCTGGAAAATCGACAGTGGCGAACGAATTGGCAAAGGAGCTTTATAAAAACGGAATCAGCAACTATGTGCTTGATGGCGATAATATCCGCCATGGTTTAAACAAAGATCTTGGTTTTTCGGAGGAAGACAGAAAAGAAAATATCCGCAGGATCGGGGAAGTGGCAAAATTATTTGTAGACAGCGGCCAAGTTGTTTTAACGGCGTTTATTTCACCATTTAAAGAGGATCGTAATCTCGTCCGAAATCTTCTAGAAGAAGATGAATTTATCGAGGTTTACGTTAAATGCCCAATAGAAGTATGTGAAAACCGCGATCCCAAAGGTCTTTATCAGAAAGCGCGAAATGGATTGATAAAGAACTTTACCGGCATTGACTCTCCGTATGAGGAACCTGAA from Bacillus methanolicus MGA3 includes the following:
- the cysC gene encoding adenylyl-sulfate kinase, producing MAASSNVTWHELSITKEFRRVQNAHHSFVIWFTGLSGSGKSTVANELAKELYKNGISNYVLDGDNIRHGLNKDLGFSEEDRKENIRRIGEVAKLFVDSGQVVLTAFISPFKEDRNLVRNLLEEDEFIEVYVKCPIEVCENRDPKGLYQKARNGLIKNFTGIDSPYEEPENPEIVLETDRFSIEECVEQLISYLTKRNFI